From the Halorhabdus utahensis DSM 12940 genome, one window contains:
- a CDS encoding ABC transporter ATP-binding protein: MGTKRSNPTDEQSPEKTAFAIEASDLELTYADGTEAVSGVSMTIPEGEFFGFLGPNGAGKTTTIKVLATLLSPTAGTVRVNGFDVEADQQAIRESIGYMAQETSVIREMTARENLRFACDAYGVSRGDRSDRIDELLDLVDLADVADKQAEGFSGGMKKRLDAAMALVHRPPLVFLDEPTTGLDPKARNRLWDYFEEINDRGTTIFLTTQYLEEADHLCDRLSVILDGEIVAEGSPETLKREVGGEVLDVELEDGSGARERAAAIARDGELFSDDPTVDVTDDGITVTSRESRKRGPDLLVALRDAGITVTGFNVRSPTLDDVFLAITGEHLDDGDPAESDLDAVESAAGPTTAADGGDP, translated from the coding sequence ATGGGGACAAAACGGAGCAATCCGACCGACGAGCAGTCGCCGGAAAAAACCGCCTTCGCGATCGAGGCCAGCGACCTCGAATTGACGTATGCAGATGGGACTGAAGCCGTCTCTGGGGTGTCGATGACGATCCCGGAGGGGGAATTCTTCGGCTTTCTCGGACCGAACGGGGCGGGGAAGACGACGACAATCAAGGTGCTGGCGACGTTGCTGTCCCCGACGGCCGGGACGGTTCGCGTCAACGGGTTCGACGTCGAGGCCGACCAGCAGGCCATCCGGGAGTCGATCGGGTACATGGCCCAGGAGACGAGCGTCATCCGGGAGATGACCGCCCGCGAGAACCTCCGGTTCGCCTGTGACGCCTACGGCGTCTCTCGGGGGGATCGAAGCGACCGGATCGACGAGTTGCTGGATCTCGTGGATCTGGCCGACGTCGCTGATAAACAGGCCGAGGGGTTCTCGGGCGGGATGAAAAAGCGCCTCGACGCGGCGATGGCACTGGTCCATCGGCCACCGCTGGTCTTTCTCGACGAACCGACGACCGGCCTCGATCCGAAGGCCCGCAACCGACTCTGGGACTACTTCGAGGAGATCAACGACCGCGGGACGACGATCTTTCTCACGACCCAGTACTTGGAGGAAGCCGACCATCTCTGTGATCGACTGTCGGTCATCCTCGACGGCGAGATCGTTGCGGAGGGGTCCCCGGAGACGCTCAAACGAGAGGTCGGGGGCGAGGTTCTCGACGTGGAACTGGAGGACGGCTCCGGGGCGCGCGAGCGTGCGGCGGCGATCGCCCGCGACGGGGAACTGTTCAGCGACGACCCGACCGTCGACGTCACCGACGACGGTATCACCGTCACGTCCCGGGAGTCCCGCAAGCGCGGTCCCGATTTGCTCGTCGCCCTCCGGGACGCCGGGATCACGGTGACTGGTTTCAACGTCCGGTCACCGACGCTCGACGATGTCTTCCTCGCGATCACCGGCGAGCATCTCGACGATGGGGATCCGGCCGAGTCGGATCTCGATGCGGTCGAGTCGGCGGCCGGTCCGACGACTGCTGCCGATGGAGGTGACCCATGA
- the aroA gene encoding 3-phosphoshikimate 1-carboxyvinyltransferase, protein MDVHVSPSTVTGQVQAPPSKSYTHRAILAAGYAEGATVRDPLESADTEATMGAVEAYGGSVERGVDALEVTGFDGRPAVPSDIVNCENSGTTMRLVTATAALADGITVLTGDDSLRSRPQGPLLDAIGQLDGRAESTRANGQAPLVVKGPVDGGTVSIPGDVSSQYITALLMAGAITEEGIEIALETELKSAPYVDITIEVLDAFGVDVESTAAGFDVAGGQTYDPAGGEYAVPGDFSSISYLLATGALAAPDGLTVTGARPSAQGDSAIVDILERMGADISWDRDAGEITVSRSSLSGVEVSVADTPDLLPTISVLGAVADGDTRIVDCEHVRYKETDRVAAMAEELTAMGASVTEEQEVLTIHGDDTDLSGAVVDGRADHRIVMSLAVAGLVADGETIVQGGEHVDVSFPNFFDVIESIGASVQRE, encoded by the coding sequence ATGGACGTTCACGTCTCCCCGTCGACCGTTACGGGCCAGGTCCAGGCTCCGCCGTCGAAGAGTTACACGCACCGTGCGATCCTCGCCGCCGGCTACGCCGAGGGCGCAACCGTCCGCGATCCACTCGAAAGCGCCGATACCGAAGCCACGATGGGTGCCGTCGAAGCCTACGGCGGCAGCGTCGAACGCGGCGTCGATGCGCTCGAAGTCACCGGATTCGACGGCCGGCCGGCCGTCCCGTCGGACATCGTCAACTGCGAGAACAGTGGGACGACGATGCGACTGGTGACGGCCACGGCCGCCCTCGCGGACGGCATCACCGTCCTCACCGGCGACGATTCCCTCCGCTCGCGGCCGCAGGGACCGCTGCTCGACGCGATCGGGCAACTTGACGGACGTGCCGAGAGTACGCGGGCGAACGGCCAGGCCCCGCTTGTGGTGAAAGGCCCCGTCGACGGGGGCACTGTCTCGATCCCCGGTGACGTCTCCTCACAGTACATCACGGCCCTGCTGATGGCCGGCGCGATCACGGAGGAGGGGATCGAGATCGCCCTCGAAACCGAACTCAAGTCCGCGCCGTACGTCGATATCACGATCGAAGTCCTCGACGCGTTTGGCGTCGACGTCGAGTCGACGGCTGCGGGATTCGACGTTGCCGGTGGACAGACCTACGACCCTGCCGGCGGTGAGTACGCTGTTCCCGGCGACTTCTCGTCGATATCCTACCTGCTCGCGACCGGCGCACTTGCCGCGCCGGATGGCCTGACGGTCACCGGCGCGCGACCCAGCGCGCAGGGCGACTCGGCGATCGTCGATATTCTCGAACGGATGGGCGCGGACATCTCCTGGGATCGGGACGCCGGCGAGATCACCGTCAGCCGGTCGTCTCTCTCGGGCGTCGAGGTCAGCGTCGCCGACACGCCCGATCTCCTGCCGACGATCTCCGTCCTGGGTGCGGTCGCCGACGGTGACACCAGAATCGTCGACTGTGAACACGTCCGCTACAAGGAGACCGACCGCGTCGCGGCGATGGCCGAGGAACTCACGGCGATGGGTGCAAGCGTCACCGAAGAGCAAGAAGTCCTGACGATCCACGGCGACGACACCGACCTCTCGGGGGCGGTCGTCGACGGCCGGGCGGATCACCGGATCGTGATGTCCCTTGCCGTCGCCGGCCTGGTCGCCGACGGCGAGACGATCGTCCAGGGTGGCGAACACGTCGACGTCTCGTTCCCGAACTTCTTCGACGTGATCGAGTCGATCGGCGCGTCGGTTCAACGGGAGTGA
- the mutS gene encoding DNA mismatch repair protein MutS — translation MTEATGIVGEFFSLKDGADADLLAMQVGDFYEFFGADAETVADELDLQVSQKSSHGSSYPMAGVPVNELTPYLTALVERGYHVAVADQHETDDGHARKVEKIVTPGTLLSTTDAGARYLAAIVEGEAWGLAFADVTTGEFFVTQVADRDAVFSELYRFDPAEVLPGPTVRADDEMIERLRERTDASVSLHATEAFAPGRARHRLREQFGTETIESVGIGDAESAIAAGGAVLSYVEETGQGVLASMTRLQRYGASDHVELDATTQRNLELTETMRGERTGSLLDTIDHTVTSAGTRTLRAWLQRPRRSRETLDRRGDSVEALATEAMARERLRDVLGDAYDLERLASKAASGSADARDLRAAVDTLELFETVRAIVRETPTLAESPLSTWLDEPDPAAVATLAADLDAAIVDDPPGTITEGGIIREGYDAELDEVIDEHETALEWIETLPEREQREHGITHLSVDRNKTDGYYIQVGKSETGKVPDHYENVKTLKNSERYTIAELTERERKIFRLEERRHDLERQCFEELREAVADHADLLQGVGQALAAVDVMAALATHAVRNDWTRPTLRDSRALDVEAGRHPVVEQTTEFVPNDLRMDDDRRFLIVTGPNMSGKSTYMRQAALIVLLAQIGSFVPARSAEVGLVDGIYTRVGALDELAQGRSTFMVEMQELANILHSATEDSLVILDEVGRGTATYDGVSIAWAATEYLSSAQSASPSPKTLFATHYHELTTLADHISGVENVHVAVDEPAGGTDGDDAGPPTTDGADDDVTFLRTVRDGPADRSYGVHVATLAGVPDPVVSRAREVLRKLRADEAIDVQNGRASEETRQVVFDLDSGELRESDTDDSGTGDPPADQMGDTDETVGGGTGPIVDQFGEDAPAVLEALESLDIEETPPVELLGEVQEWQRRLE, via the coding sequence ATGACTGAAGCGACGGGGATCGTCGGCGAGTTCTTCTCGCTGAAGGACGGGGCTGACGCCGATCTACTGGCGATGCAGGTCGGGGACTTCTACGAGTTCTTCGGTGCGGACGCAGAGACAGTGGCCGACGAACTCGACCTCCAGGTCTCACAGAAGTCCAGCCACGGCTCGTCGTATCCGATGGCCGGCGTGCCCGTCAACGAACTCACACCGTACCTGACGGCACTGGTCGAACGCGGATACCACGTGGCAGTCGCGGACCAACACGAGACGGACGACGGCCACGCCCGCAAGGTCGAGAAGATCGTGACGCCAGGGACGTTGCTGTCCACGACCGACGCAGGGGCCCGGTATCTCGCGGCGATCGTCGAGGGCGAGGCGTGGGGACTGGCGTTCGCCGACGTGACGACCGGCGAGTTCTTCGTGACGCAGGTCGCCGACCGCGACGCCGTCTTCAGCGAACTCTACCGCTTCGACCCGGCCGAGGTGCTGCCCGGGCCGACTGTTCGGGCCGACGACGAAATGATCGAACGACTCCGGGAACGGACGGACGCGAGCGTCTCGCTGCACGCGACCGAGGCGTTCGCGCCCGGCCGCGCCCGTCACCGACTCCGCGAGCAGTTCGGGACCGAGACCATCGAGAGCGTTGGGATCGGGGACGCCGAATCGGCCATCGCGGCCGGCGGGGCTGTCCTCAGCTACGTCGAGGAGACTGGCCAGGGCGTGCTCGCGTCGATGACTCGCCTCCAGCGCTACGGCGCGAGCGACCACGTCGAACTCGACGCGACGACCCAGCGCAACCTCGAACTCACGGAGACGATGCGGGGGGAGCGTACCGGGTCGCTCCTGGATACGATCGACCACACCGTCACGAGCGCGGGGACCCGGACGTTGCGCGCGTGGCTCCAGCGCCCTCGACGATCGCGGGAAACGCTGGACCGGCGGGGGGACAGCGTCGAAGCGCTCGCGACTGAAGCGATGGCCCGCGAACGCCTCCGTGACGTGCTCGGGGACGCCTACGACCTCGAACGGCTCGCCAGTAAGGCTGCCTCGGGGAGCGCCGACGCCCGCGACCTCCGGGCCGCGGTCGACACACTGGAGTTGTTCGAGACAGTTCGGGCCATCGTTCGCGAGACACCGACGCTGGCCGAATCGCCCCTCTCGACGTGGCTCGACGAACCCGATCCCGCCGCCGTCGCGACTCTCGCGGCCGACCTCGACGCGGCGATCGTCGATGATCCGCCGGGGACGATCACCGAAGGCGGGATCATTCGCGAAGGATACGACGCGGAACTCGACGAGGTTATCGACGAGCACGAAACAGCACTTGAATGGATCGAGACGCTGCCCGAGCGCGAGCAGCGCGAGCACGGCATCACCCACCTCTCGGTCGACCGGAACAAGACGGACGGCTACTACATCCAGGTCGGCAAAAGCGAGACCGGGAAAGTCCCCGACCACTACGAGAACGTCAAGACGCTGAAAAACTCCGAGCGCTACACGATCGCGGAGTTGACCGAACGCGAACGGAAGATCTTCCGGCTCGAAGAGCGTCGCCACGACCTCGAACGCCAGTGTTTCGAGGAGTTGCGCGAAGCGGTCGCCGACCACGCCGATCTCCTCCAGGGCGTCGGCCAGGCCCTCGCGGCGGTCGACGTGATGGCGGCACTCGCCACCCACGCCGTCCGCAACGACTGGACCCGCCCGACGTTGCGCGATTCGCGGGCGCTCGACGTCGAGGCCGGTCGCCACCCGGTCGTCGAGCAGACCACGGAGTTCGTGCCCAACGACCTCCGGATGGACGACGACCGCCGGTTCCTGATCGTGACGGGGCCGAACATGAGCGGGAAATCGACGTACATGCGCCAGGCGGCGCTGATCGTCCTGCTGGCACAGATCGGATCGTTCGTGCCGGCCAGGTCGGCGGAGGTTGGCCTCGTCGACGGGATATACACTCGCGTCGGGGCCCTGGACGAACTCGCCCAGGGCCGCTCGACGTTCATGGTCGAAATGCAGGAACTCGCGAACATCCTCCATTCGGCGACAGAGGACTCGCTGGTCATCCTAGACGAGGTCGGTCGCGGGACGGCGACCTACGACGGCGTCTCGATCGCGTGGGCGGCGACCGAATATCTCTCTTCGGCCCAGTCGGCCTCGCCGTCACCGAAAACGCTCTTTGCGACACATTACCACGAACTCACCACGCTTGCCGATCACATCTCGGGCGTCGAAAACGTCCACGTCGCCGTCGACGAGCCCGCAGGCGGCACAGACGGCGACGATGCCGGCCCGCCCACCACCGACGGGGCCGACGACGATGTCACGTTCCTCCGGACTGTCCGGGACGGCCCGGCCGACCGCTCCTACGGCGTCCACGTCGCCACCCTCGCAGGCGTCCCGGATCCCGTCGTCTCCCGGGCGCGGGAGGTACTCCGGAAACTCCGGGCCGACGAGGCCATCGACGTCCAGAACGGTCGAGCGAGCGAGGAGACCCGGCAGGTCGTCTTCGACCTTGATTCGGGGGAACTGCGGGAATCGGACACGGACGACAGTGGGACAGGAGACCCACCGGCGGATCAGATGGGCGACACCGACGAGACGGTGGGTGGGGGAACGGGTCCGATCGTCGACCAGTTCGGCGAGGACGCTCCGGCGGTCCTCGAAGCCCTCGAATCCCTCGACATCGAGGAGACCCCGCCCGTCGAACTGCTGGGAGAGGTGCAGGAATGGCAGCGGCGATTGGAATGA
- a CDS encoding PAS domain-containing protein, with the protein MGKPIRVLHVDDEPDFLDLVATMLEDEADQFVVERATTANEGLGRLDETIDCVVSDYEMPGLDGLDLLAAVREEYPDLPFILYTARGSESIASEAVSAGVTDYLEKAGGTEQYTVLANRIENAVGQYRASKRVDTLDRIRSTVRDVNQELVRSRSQAELESRICEIITDGPPYEFAWIGGRDAEAGTVVPRASGGDGDGYLAEVSITLDEGPTGGGPTVRALAADDLVVTQSIEDSEAFEPWREAALERGFQASAAVPLSFEDRQYGVLNVYSAERDPFDKTEKNLLRELGGDIGHALHRIEQERQYRRLFEESINAIAFHEIVTDEDGDPVDYVFLDANDAFEDATGLDPAEIIGKRVTEVLPDLDRTFIETYGEVALEGEPTAFEYDAESLGRRYSITAFPLGEGRFVTTFFDVTEQHEQERELTETNRLLSALLEHLPFGVLVEGNDREIMAANPAFCDCFDIGMACDQLVGTDCAKAAEDVAEQFADPQGFIERIETLLDQREPVIGEELQLADGRTLSRGYVPFSLADGEGNLWLYRDVTDRKDRERELRTMNEQLATVRDQLELALETTNACTFDWRPADQEIQWYPTFEAVFGIDASAVEPIFDAYFEMVPADHRERVRTAIQAAIDDGTGYDLTYPVEPGGERIWVREQAQVMTDEGEPRVVGTITDVTELTEYERRLERQNERLDEFAEVISHDLRNPLNVAFGRAELLAEDDESPHTGPLLDALERMEDIVGNTLTLARQGDTVGETEPVPVEPVVEECAEMIDSESATVDVAEEFRIRGDRDRIRHVFENLFSNAVEHSAEDGGDVTVRIDRIDDHGFYVADDGQGIPADERAAIFDPGFTTTREGTGLGLTIVERIAEAHDWDVSVAESREGGACFEFTGVDIT; encoded by the coding sequence ATGGGCAAGCCGATCCGGGTGCTCCACGTCGACGACGAACCCGACTTCCTCGACCTCGTCGCGACGATGCTCGAAGACGAGGCCGATCAGTTCGTCGTCGAACGGGCGACCACCGCCAACGAGGGGCTCGGACGGCTCGACGAGACGATCGATTGCGTCGTCAGCGACTACGAGATGCCCGGGCTGGACGGGCTCGACCTGCTGGCTGCCGTCCGCGAGGAGTACCCGGATCTGCCCTTCATCCTTTATACCGCCCGTGGGTCCGAGTCCATCGCGAGCGAGGCCGTTTCCGCCGGTGTCACCGACTACCTCGAAAAGGCGGGTGGGACCGAACAGTACACCGTCCTCGCCAACCGGATCGAGAACGCAGTGGGACAGTACCGGGCCAGCAAGCGCGTGGACACCCTCGATCGGATCAGGAGTACCGTCCGGGACGTCAACCAGGAACTCGTCCGGTCGCGAAGCCAGGCCGAACTCGAAAGCCGGATCTGTGAGATCATCACGGACGGACCGCCATACGAGTTCGCGTGGATCGGCGGGCGCGACGCGGAAGCTGGGACTGTCGTCCCGCGGGCGAGCGGTGGGGACGGTGACGGCTATCTGGCGGAGGTCTCGATCACACTCGACGAGGGTCCGACGGGGGGCGGCCCGACTGTCAGAGCGCTCGCTGCGGACGACCTCGTCGTGACCCAGTCGATCGAGGACAGCGAGGCGTTCGAACCCTGGCGTGAGGCGGCCCTGGAGCGCGGTTTTCAGGCCAGTGCTGCCGTCCCGCTCTCCTTCGAGGATCGTCAGTACGGCGTGTTGAACGTCTACAGTGCCGAGCGGGACCCCTTCGACAAGACCGAGAAGAACCTGCTTCGCGAACTCGGCGGCGACATCGGCCACGCACTCCACCGCATCGAACAGGAGCGTCAGTACCGCCGGCTCTTCGAGGAGTCGATCAACGCGATCGCCTTCCACGAGATCGTGACCGACGAGGACGGCGACCCGGTCGATTACGTCTTCCTGGACGCCAACGACGCCTTCGAGGACGCGACCGGGCTCGATCCGGCGGAGATCATCGGCAAGCGCGTGACCGAGGTCCTGCCGGATCTCGACCGGACGTTCATCGAGACCTACGGGGAGGTCGCACTCGAGGGCGAGCCGACTGCGTTCGAATACGACGCGGAGTCTCTCGGACGGCGCTATTCGATCACCGCGTTCCCGCTGGGAGAGGGGCGGTTCGTCACGACGTTCTTCGACGTCACCGAACAGCACGAACAGGAGCGGGAGCTGACCGAGACCAACCGGTTGCTGTCAGCGCTCCTGGAGCACCTTCCCTTCGGCGTCCTCGTCGAGGGGAACGACCGCGAGATCATGGCCGCAAACCCCGCGTTCTGTGACTGCTTCGATATCGGGATGGCGTGTGACCAGCTCGTCGGGACGGACTGTGCGAAGGCAGCCGAGGACGTCGCCGAGCAGTTCGCCGACCCCCAGGGGTTCATCGAGCGGATCGAGACGCTTCTCGACCAGCGTGAACCGGTCATCGGCGAGGAACTCCAGCTGGCCGACGGACGGACCCTCTCGCGGGGCTACGTACCGTTCTCCCTGGCGGACGGCGAGGGGAACCTCTGGCTGTACCGGGACGTGACAGACCGCAAGGATCGCGAACGGGAACTCCGGACGATGAACGAACAGCTGGCGACGGTCCGCGATCAGCTCGAGCTCGCCCTCGAAACGACGAACGCCTGCACCTTCGACTGGCGGCCGGCGGACCAGGAGATCCAGTGGTATCCGACCTTCGAGGCGGTCTTCGGCATCGACGCGTCGGCAGTCGAGCCGATCTTCGACGCCTACTTCGAGATGGTGCCAGCCGATCACCGCGAGCGGGTCAGGACCGCCATCCAGGCGGCGATCGACGATGGAACTGGCTACGATCTCACCTACCCGGTCGAACCCGGCGGGGAGCGGATCTGGGTCCGCGAGCAGGCCCAGGTCATGACCGACGAGGGGGAGCCGCGGGTTGTCGGGACGATCACTGACGTGACCGAGCTCACGGAGTACGAGCGTCGGCTCGAACGCCAGAACGAACGCTTAGACGAGTTCGCCGAGGTCATCTCACACGACCTCCGGAACCCGCTGAACGTCGCCTTCGGTCGGGCGGAGCTCCTCGCCGAGGACGACGAGAGTCCACACACCGGGCCGCTGCTCGACGCGCTCGAACGGATGGAGGACATCGTCGGCAACACGCTGACGCTGGCCCGCCAGGGCGATACGGTGGGAGAGACCGAACCGGTCCCGGTCGAACCGGTCGTCGAGGAGTGTGCGGAGATGATCGATAGCGAGAGCGCGACGGTCGATGTCGCCGAGGAGTTCCGGATCCGGGGTGATCGCGACCGGATCAGACACGTCTTCGAGAACCTGTTTTCGAACGCGGTCGAGCACTCCGCGGAAGATGGTGGGGACGTCACCGTCCGGATCGACCGAATCGACGACCACGGCTTCTACGTCGCCGACGACGGCCAGGGCATCCCGGCCGACGAGCGCGCGGCGATCTTCGATCCGGGCTTCACCACGACGAGGGAGGGGACGGGACTCGGCCTCACGATCGTCGAGCGGATCGCCGAGGCCCACGACTGGGACGTCTCGGTCGCGGAGAGTCGCGAGGGCGGCGCGTGCTTCGAGTTTACCGGTGTCGACATTACCTGA
- a CDS encoding TetR/AcrR family transcriptional regulator: MPPGLFPEEPSETRIEILKATYSALCEHGYADLTIERIGQHFPKSTSLVYHHYEGKDELLLDFLSYLLEDAEENLGTDAAANAHERLQIIFDQVFTQEKSSEEIAFQQAMAWMRAQATTDEEYRHHFTQHDRFFRDQLADIIRDGIEEGEFKEVDPEQMGIALHTILSGTMAQQVTSDVDLSTLRAEAEAYVEARLLAEGR; this comes from the coding sequence ATGCCACCAGGACTATTTCCGGAGGAACCATCGGAGACACGTATCGAGATTCTGAAAGCGACATATTCAGCGTTGTGCGAGCATGGGTACGCGGATCTGACGATCGAACGGATCGGTCAGCACTTCCCGAAGAGTACCTCGCTGGTGTATCACCACTACGAAGGGAAAGACGAACTCCTGCTCGATTTTCTCTCCTATCTACTCGAGGACGCCGAAGAGAACCTGGGCACTGACGCTGCCGCCAACGCCCACGAGCGACTCCAGATAATATTCGACCAGGTGTTCACCCAGGAGAAGAGTTCGGAGGAGATTGCCTTCCAGCAAGCGATGGCCTGGATGCGTGCGCAGGCGACGACCGACGAAGAGTACCGCCACCACTTCACCCAGCATGACCGGTTCTTCAGGGATCAACTCGCCGATATCATCCGTGACGGGATCGAGGAGGGAGAGTTCAAGGAAGTCGACCCCGAACAGATGGGGATCGCGCTCCACACAATTCTGTCAGGCACAATGGCCCAGCAAGTGACGTCCGACGTCGATCTGTCGACGCTCCGAGCGGAGGCAGAGGCCTACGTCGAGGCGCGCCTGCTCGCCGAGGGTCGGTAA
- a CDS encoding DUF2391 family protein, translating into MSLFDGHDSEAPPSEPSVVDLVAELDELEETVDSPEERAKVDVVRETALSVSQQGAFGRVISGFDRADASEALLGSVLFGIPMFVEGGTSEVGAYLAANPHFLVGTAGFTFALVFGILYVAEIQDVRVVDPYFGFIPQRFAGVLVIASVTALILMTMWGRLTWDTPLVAVGELAAAILPMSVGGALGDILPGS; encoded by the coding sequence ATGAGTCTCTTCGACGGACACGACTCCGAAGCGCCCCCGTCTGAGCCCAGCGTCGTCGATCTGGTCGCGGAACTCGACGAACTGGAGGAGACAGTCGACTCGCCCGAGGAACGCGCGAAAGTCGATGTCGTCAGAGAGACCGCGCTCTCGGTGAGTCAACAGGGTGCCTTCGGGCGCGTGATCTCGGGGTTCGACCGCGCCGACGCCTCGGAGGCACTGCTGGGTAGCGTCCTGTTCGGCATCCCGATGTTCGTCGAAGGTGGCACCAGCGAAGTCGGAGCGTATCTCGCGGCCAACCCGCACTTTCTGGTCGGGACGGCTGGGTTCACGTTCGCGCTCGTCTTCGGGATCCTCTACGTCGCCGAGATCCAGGACGTCCGTGTGGTCGACCCGTACTTCGGGTTCATCCCCCAGCGCTTCGCCGGCGTGCTGGTGATCGCGTCGGTGACTGCCCTGATACTGATGACGATGTGGGGTCGACTCACCTGGGACACCCCGCTGGTCGCTGTCGGCGAGCTCGCCGCCGCGATCCTCCCGATGTCAGTGGGTGGCGCGTTGGGTGACATCTTGCCCGGGTCCTGA
- a CDS encoding ABC transporter permease yields the protein MSTEAGADREVARTSNSFLGDVWTNFMRWNINAIRNPFVVVSSLLQPIIFLVLFTQVFGNIAGGALQTGINYETYLLPAIAVQISLVVASSSGIGLVDDIESGVFQKTLVTPMNRVAVFLGKTLSELIRIVVQVTIILVLGVVLGAEIATGIPGAVAIIGIAILFSLWFLAFSNTVALITRDQESTIIAANMVQLPLLFVSSAFLPVSSMRPWIQTVATYNPITYGVDAARAIMLNKDVMEVLDVTAFGGIWNTLVPSLAILIVLDVILGAVAVYMINRASSASVQ from the coding sequence ATGAGCACTGAAGCGGGGGCGGACCGCGAGGTCGCCCGCACGTCGAACTCGTTCCTGGGTGACGTCTGGACGAACTTCATGCGCTGGAACATCAACGCGATCCGCAACCCCTTCGTGGTGGTTTCCTCGTTGCTCCAGCCGATCATCTTCCTCGTCCTGTTCACGCAGGTGTTCGGGAACATCGCCGGCGGTGCCCTCCAGACCGGGATCAACTACGAGACGTACCTCCTGCCGGCGATCGCCGTCCAGATATCGCTCGTCGTTGCCTCCTCGTCAGGTATCGGCCTGGTCGACGACATCGAGAGTGGCGTCTTCCAGAAGACGCTCGTGACGCCGATGAACCGGGTCGCGGTCTTCCTCGGGAAGACGCTCTCGGAACTGATCCGCATCGTGGTACAGGTCACGATCATCCTCGTGCTGGGCGTCGTCCTCGGCGCGGAGATCGCCACGGGCATCCCCGGGGCGGTGGCCATCATCGGCATCGCGATCCTCTTTTCGCTCTGGTTTCTGGCGTTCTCGAACACGGTCGCGCTCATCACCCGCGACCAGGAGTCGACGATCATCGCCGCCAACATGGTCCAGCTCCCCTTGCTGTTCGTCTCGAGTGCCTTTCTCCCGGTGAGTTCGATGCGACCCTGGATCCAGACGGTCGCGACCTACAACCCGATCACCTACGGCGTCGACGCCGCGCGGGCGATCATGCTCAACAAAGACGTGATGGAAGTGCTCGACGTTACTGCCTTCGGCGGTATCTGGAACACGCTCGTGCCATCGCTCGCGATCCTGATCGTCCTCGACGTCATCCTGGGTGCGGTCGCGGTCTACATGATCAACCGCGCGTCGAGTGCCAGCGTGCAGTAA